Proteins encoded by one window of Anaeromyxobacter diazotrophicus:
- the lexA gene encoding transcriptional repressor LexA, with the protein MATQLTDRQLEVLRFIATEIEDKGYPPTIREIGEALDIASTNGVNDHLKALEKKGFLQRDPVKSRALIPTSSAREALGGRREANVVSLAHRREAKAGGRLVEIPIIGRVAAGLPILAQEQVEDTVQVDSFFLGTSKKVYGLRVQGDSMIGDGILSGDYIFVKKQLQADDGDIVVALIDDEATVKRIYHEGDRVRFQPSNPRMAPIYVRREDFRSTMILGVVVGVYRKMQ; encoded by the coding sequence ATGGCGACGCAGCTCACCGACCGGCAGCTCGAGGTGCTCCGCTTCATCGCGACCGAGATCGAGGACAAGGGCTATCCGCCCACCATCCGCGAGATCGGCGAGGCGCTCGACATCGCCTCCACGAACGGCGTTAACGACCACCTCAAGGCGCTCGAGAAGAAGGGCTTCCTCCAGCGCGACCCGGTGAAGTCGCGCGCCCTCATCCCGACCTCCTCCGCGCGCGAGGCGCTCGGCGGGCGCCGCGAGGCGAACGTCGTCTCGCTCGCCCACCGGCGCGAGGCGAAGGCCGGCGGCCGGCTGGTGGAGATCCCCATCATCGGCCGCGTCGCGGCCGGCCTGCCCATCCTGGCCCAGGAGCAGGTCGAGGATACGGTCCAGGTGGACAGCTTCTTCCTCGGGACGAGCAAGAAGGTCTACGGGCTGCGCGTCCAGGGCGACTCGATGATCGGCGACGGGATCCTCTCCGGCGACTACATCTTCGTGAAGAAGCAGCTCCAGGCCGACGACGGGGACATCGTGGTCGCCCTCATCGACGACGAGGCCACGGTGAAGCGCATCTACCACGAGGGCGATCGGGTCCGGTTCCAGCCTTCGAACCCCCGCATGGCCCCCATCTACGTCCGCCGCGAGGACTTCCGGAGCACGATGATCCTGGGCGTGGTGGTGGGCGTGTACCGGAAGATGCAGTGA
- a CDS encoding metallophosphoesterase family protein, whose amino-acid sequence MVRLAHISDLHVGDRSRYPRNGLSARDCDRHSVKLLKKILQALEAEPLDHLVVTGDVTLSGEASEFERAAELLAPWAEAGKLTVLPGNHDLWSWEAAASWRFLRLLGADGRGMKKPFAVFPLAVELSPEVTLVALDSARHGEDPRTTPGALGSEQLAAARELVRGAAKQGRAVVLALHHHLVIPPERVPSDLALQRMPLADAYQLVRMLSELPVAAVLHGHRHTHFRVDLPGAGQPTPVLCAGSASRAADEPVRRPRALVYELDRSGLRAVNAIVAAA is encoded by the coding sequence ATCGTCCGCCTGGCCCACATCAGCGACCTCCACGTCGGCGACCGCTCGCGCTACCCGCGCAACGGGCTCAGCGCCCGCGACTGCGATCGCCACTCGGTGAAGCTGCTCAAGAAGATCCTGCAGGCGCTCGAGGCGGAGCCGCTCGACCACCTCGTGGTCACCGGCGACGTGACGCTGTCGGGCGAGGCGAGCGAGTTCGAGCGCGCGGCCGAGCTGCTCGCGCCGTGGGCCGAGGCGGGCAAGCTCACGGTGCTGCCGGGCAACCACGACCTGTGGAGCTGGGAGGCGGCCGCGAGCTGGCGGTTCCTCCGCCTGCTGGGCGCGGACGGCCGCGGGATGAAGAAGCCGTTCGCGGTCTTCCCGCTCGCGGTCGAGCTCTCGCCGGAGGTGACCCTGGTGGCGCTCGACAGCGCCCGGCACGGCGAGGACCCGCGCACCACGCCCGGCGCGCTGGGGAGCGAGCAGCTGGCCGCGGCGCGCGAGCTGGTGCGCGGCGCCGCCAAGCAGGGGCGGGCGGTGGTGCTGGCGCTGCACCACCACCTCGTCATCCCACCCGAGCGCGTCCCCTCCGACCTCGCCCTGCAGCGCATGCCGCTCGCCGACGCCTACCAGCTGGTGCGCATGCTCTCCGAGCTGCCGGTGGCGGCGGTGCTCCACGGCCACCGCCACACCCACTTCCGCGTCGATCTGCCCGGCGCGGGCCAGCCCACCCCGGTGCTGTGCGCCGGCTCCGCCTCGCGCGCCGCCGACGAGCCGGTGCGGCGCCCGCGGGCGCTCGTGTACGAGCTCGACCGCTCGGGCCTGCGCGCCGTGAACGCCATCGTGGCGGCGGCGTAG
- the lon gene encoding endopeptidase La, whose protein sequence is MSEKDKKVAAGAQVAPAMGPPGLINKEDIPAVLPILPLRNSVFFPGGVLPLAVGRQKTIALIKDAVRDEQVIGVVTQRRAEEEDPGAADLYTVGTVARIVKLLKMGEDNYSLVVQGLARFRVLDLVQEAPYLKARIDPVEDKTAVDDVEVEALAINLKKLAREVIELMPELPAAATELVESITHPGHLADLIAANVDVPIEEKQQVLETVDLKARMKLVLELLNRKREILKLSNKIDSAVKGEMSKTQREYYLRQQLKAIKEELGELGEEEEELDELAERLKKAGLPTEVEKIATKELNRLKSIPTASSEYTVARTYLDWIADLPWSKRSDDNLDIENARGILDADHYGLQKIKKRILEYLAVRKLKNDMRGPILCFVGPPGVGKTSLGQSIARAIGRKFVRLSLGGVRDEAEIRGHRRTYVGALPGRIIQSMKKAGTVNPVMMLDEIDKLGADFRGDPSAALLEVLDPEQNHSFSDHYLDVAYDLSKVMFVGTANLLDPIPGPLKDRMEILELPGYTFEEKVHIAQNHLIPKQLKEHGLSPEAISFDEKALIKVIMAYTREAGVRNLERRIADVCRAVAVEVASGKVQAGAKRTVAEGDLEDMLGPEKFWNETAERTEIPGVATGLAWTAAGGDILFIEATKMTGKGSLTLTGQLGDVMKESAQTALSYLRSKADTLGIPANFLEKTDVHIHFPAGSIPKDGPSAGVTILTALVSLLTGIRVRSDVAMTGEVTLRGLVLPVGGIKEKVLAAHRAGIKRIIMPARCEKDLIDVPEQARKELDFVFASSMEDVLKAALEENPIGRKPPAPPPTAAPPPTSDADGKKPEVRA, encoded by the coding sequence ATGTCTGAGAAGGACAAGAAGGTCGCCGCCGGAGCCCAGGTCGCCCCCGCCATGGGGCCGCCGGGCCTCATCAACAAAGAGGACATCCCCGCCGTCCTCCCCATCCTGCCGCTCCGCAACTCGGTCTTCTTCCCGGGCGGGGTGCTCCCGCTCGCGGTGGGCCGGCAGAAGACCATCGCGCTCATCAAGGACGCCGTCCGCGACGAGCAGGTGATCGGCGTGGTCACGCAGCGGCGGGCGGAGGAGGAGGACCCGGGCGCGGCCGACCTCTACACGGTCGGGACCGTGGCCCGCATCGTGAAGCTCCTCAAGATGGGCGAGGACAACTACTCGCTCGTCGTGCAGGGCCTGGCGCGCTTCCGCGTGCTCGACCTGGTGCAGGAGGCGCCCTACCTCAAGGCGCGCATCGACCCGGTCGAGGACAAGACCGCCGTCGACGACGTCGAGGTGGAGGCGCTCGCCATCAACCTGAAGAAGCTCGCCCGCGAGGTGATCGAGCTCATGCCGGAGCTGCCGGCGGCGGCGACCGAGCTGGTCGAGTCGATCACGCACCCGGGCCACCTGGCCGACCTCATCGCCGCCAACGTGGACGTGCCCATCGAGGAGAAGCAGCAGGTCCTCGAGACGGTCGACCTCAAGGCGCGGATGAAGCTCGTCCTCGAGCTCCTCAACCGCAAGCGCGAGATCCTGAAGCTCTCGAACAAGATCGACTCCGCCGTGAAGGGCGAGATGTCGAAGACGCAGCGCGAGTACTACCTGCGCCAGCAGCTCAAGGCCATCAAGGAGGAGCTGGGCGAGCTGGGCGAGGAGGAGGAGGAGCTCGACGAGCTGGCGGAGCGGCTCAAGAAGGCGGGCCTGCCCACCGAGGTGGAGAAGATCGCGACCAAGGAGCTGAACCGCCTGAAGAGCATCCCCACCGCCTCGAGCGAGTACACGGTCGCGCGCACCTACCTCGACTGGATCGCCGACCTCCCGTGGTCGAAGCGGAGCGACGACAACCTCGACATCGAGAACGCGCGCGGGATCCTCGACGCCGATCACTACGGGCTGCAGAAGATCAAGAAGCGCATCCTCGAGTACCTGGCCGTCCGCAAGCTCAAGAACGACATGCGCGGGCCCATCCTGTGCTTCGTCGGGCCCCCCGGCGTCGGCAAGACCTCGCTCGGCCAGTCCATCGCGCGCGCCATCGGCCGCAAGTTCGTGCGCCTCTCGCTGGGCGGCGTGCGCGACGAGGCCGAGATCCGCGGGCACCGCCGCACCTACGTGGGCGCGCTGCCCGGCCGCATCATCCAGTCGATGAAGAAGGCCGGCACCGTGAACCCGGTCATGATGCTCGACGAGATCGACAAGCTCGGCGCGGACTTCCGCGGCGACCCGTCGGCGGCCCTGCTCGAGGTCCTCGACCCGGAGCAGAACCACTCCTTCTCCGACCACTACCTCGACGTCGCGTACGACCTGTCGAAGGTGATGTTCGTCGGGACGGCCAACCTCCTCGACCCCATCCCCGGCCCGCTCAAGGACCGCATGGAGATCCTGGAGCTGCCCGGGTACACCTTCGAGGAGAAGGTCCACATCGCCCAGAACCACCTCATCCCGAAGCAGCTCAAGGAGCACGGGCTCTCGCCCGAGGCCATCAGCTTCGACGAGAAGGCGCTCATCAAGGTCATCATGGCCTACACGCGCGAGGCCGGCGTCCGGAACCTCGAGCGGCGCATCGCCGACGTCTGCCGCGCGGTCGCGGTGGAGGTGGCGAGCGGCAAGGTGCAGGCCGGCGCCAAGCGCACCGTCGCCGAGGGCGACCTGGAGGACATGCTCGGGCCCGAGAAGTTCTGGAACGAGACGGCCGAGCGCACCGAGATCCCCGGCGTGGCGACCGGCCTCGCCTGGACCGCCGCGGGAGGCGACATCCTGTTCATCGAGGCCACCAAGATGACGGGCAAGGGCTCGCTCACGCTCACCGGCCAGCTCGGCGACGTCATGAAGGAGTCGGCGCAGACCGCCCTCTCCTACCTGCGCTCCAAGGCGGACACGCTCGGCATCCCGGCCAACTTCCTGGAGAAGACCGACGTCCACATCCACTTCCCGGCCGGCTCCATCCCCAAGGACGGCCCGTCCGCGGGCGTGACCATCCTCACCGCGCTCGTCTCGCTGCTGACCGGCATCCGCGTCCGCTCGGACGTGGCCATGACCGGCGAGGTGACGCTGCGCGGGCTCGTGCTGCCCGTCGGCGGCATCAAGGAGAAGGTGCTCGCCGCCCACCGCGCCGGCATCAAGCGCATCATCATGCCGGCGCGCTGCGAGAAGGACCTCATCGACGTGCCGGAGCAGGCGCGCAAGGAGCTCGACTTCGTCTTCGCGAGCTCGATGGAGGACGTGCTCAAGGCGGCGCTGGAGGAGAACCCCATCGGCCGCAAGCCGCCGGCGCCTCCGCCCACCGCCGCCCCGCCGCCCACCTCGGACGCCGACGGCAAGAAGCCCGAGGTCCGCGCCTAG
- a CDS encoding NAD-dependent epimerase/dehydratase family protein has translation MSRLALLTGSPGARQEALATELARAGWQVRKLPFDRLELADVTAAARGAEAVFHLGIRTSPSLRAAHRAQLEAAAAYAAGLAARDAGARRFVHVSTVSVYGRPRNLPCDEGELKAPRTALERARWQAEQAAWLACRQGAPLTVLRPTLVYGPTLRAGAVRALAVIALFTRGRRRVPIVRRGPVMHLVHLQDLARAAVHVAEHPDDAAVVGRAFNVGDDAPLPLAEHLAPALEAMGHLPGRVLPYSPRLTSVLLWLVRRVPDRWLLGPANRWLEAAWRELAARAGAADALAPRLDRESLHWMAADHYYDIRRLNELGWRPLYPISTAGLPETIRALVAAHQLPAPTPRGFLGGGAL, from the coding sequence ATGTCCCGCCTCGCCCTGCTCACCGGCTCGCCGGGCGCGCGCCAGGAGGCGCTCGCGACGGAGCTCGCCCGCGCCGGCTGGCAGGTGCGCAAGCTCCCCTTCGATCGGCTGGAGCTGGCCGACGTGACCGCGGCCGCGCGGGGGGCCGAGGCGGTCTTCCACCTCGGGATCCGCACCTCCCCCTCGCTCCGTGCCGCGCACCGCGCCCAGCTCGAGGCGGCCGCCGCCTACGCCGCCGGGCTCGCCGCGCGCGACGCCGGGGCGCGGCGGTTCGTGCACGTCTCGACCGTCTCGGTGTACGGCCGGCCCCGCAACCTGCCCTGCGACGAGGGCGAGCTGAAGGCGCCGCGCACCGCGCTCGAGCGCGCGCGCTGGCAGGCCGAGCAGGCGGCCTGGCTCGCCTGCCGCCAGGGCGCGCCGCTCACGGTGCTGCGCCCCACCCTGGTCTACGGCCCGACGCTGCGCGCCGGCGCCGTCCGGGCCCTCGCGGTCATCGCGCTCTTCACCCGCGGCCGCCGCCGCGTCCCCATCGTCCGGCGCGGGCCGGTGATGCACCTCGTCCACCTCCAGGACCTGGCGCGGGCGGCCGTCCACGTGGCCGAGCACCCCGACGACGCGGCGGTGGTCGGGCGCGCCTTCAACGTCGGGGACGACGCGCCGCTGCCGCTGGCCGAGCACCTCGCGCCGGCACTCGAGGCCATGGGCCACCTGCCGGGGCGCGTCCTGCCCTACTCGCCCCGGCTCACGAGCGTCCTCCTGTGGCTGGTGCGGCGCGTGCCGGACCGGTGGCTGCTCGGGCCGGCCAACCGGTGGCTCGAGGCCGCCTGGCGCGAGCTGGCCGCCCGCGCCGGGGCGGCCGACGCCCTGGCCCCGCGCCTCGACCGGGAGTCGCTCCACTGGATGGCCGCGGACCACTACTACGACATCCGCCGCCTGAACGAGCTGGGGTGGCGGCCGCTCTACCCCATCTCCACCGCCGGGCTGCCGGAGACCATCCGCGCCCTCGTCGCGGCGCACCAGCTCCCCGCCCCCACCCCGCGCGGCTTCCTCGGCGGCGGCGCGCTGTGA
- a CDS encoding serine/threonine-protein kinase — MIRRVDRYELLEQVGSGGMAVVYRGRDTSLDREVAVKLLHPHLAARAESRARFSREARAVARLKHPNIVEIYDYAGDAAVESYLVTEFVHGRTLRAFADEEQLELPEVGALLARALAGALVHAHAAGVIHRDLKPENVLVLEQGGKRALKLVDFGIARIVASDERMTMTGALVGSPNHMAPEIIEGREADARSDVFSLGTILFWLATGAMPFAASNPTATLRRVVEGDRPDPRAVCPLVGDALAAVIAAALATDPAERLPTAAALRDALDQALAASGLTEPEAELEAFLAEPARYKAALRPRLVAAALAAADGALARGETARGVKLLDHVLALDPGNGAVQGRLAALARRARVRRLALRVAALAAAAGLAGAAGWGGAAALKARRARLARAGVANDATLSASSRSARSRHPAPSPAPAGEERASASPAREPAPVPARDGAVVPAPAPGKGDGRAEVKHAASAAPAVVQVRVRPYAQRALLDGVEVAHGEQRVAFTLAPGAPHRIQIEHACCFPFVRDFAADEAIPQPLELPVPLRPRPARLRVEGDPATRVLVDGRLAGTAGASQRAPLDVPVPATGDNPYEAPAELVLELEGRPPIRTTVRLRAGAELTFAAPAEPPP, encoded by the coding sequence GTGATCCGGCGCGTCGACCGGTACGAGCTGCTCGAACAGGTCGGCAGCGGCGGGATGGCCGTCGTCTACCGCGGCCGCGACACCTCGCTCGACCGCGAGGTGGCGGTGAAGCTGCTCCACCCGCACCTCGCCGCGCGCGCCGAGTCCCGCGCGCGCTTCTCGCGCGAGGCGCGCGCCGTGGCGCGCCTCAAGCACCCCAACATCGTCGAGATCTACGACTACGCCGGCGACGCGGCGGTCGAGAGCTACCTGGTCACCGAGTTCGTGCACGGCCGCACGCTCAGGGCCTTCGCCGACGAGGAGCAGCTCGAGCTGCCCGAGGTCGGGGCGCTGCTGGCGCGGGCGCTCGCCGGCGCGCTGGTGCACGCGCACGCGGCCGGGGTCATCCACCGCGACCTCAAGCCCGAGAACGTGCTCGTGCTGGAGCAGGGCGGGAAGCGCGCCCTCAAGCTGGTGGACTTCGGCATCGCCCGCATCGTGGCCTCGGACGAGCGGATGACGATGACGGGGGCGCTGGTCGGCTCGCCGAACCACATGGCCCCCGAGATCATCGAGGGCCGCGAGGCGGACGCGCGGAGCGACGTCTTCTCGCTCGGCACCATCCTGTTCTGGCTCGCCACCGGGGCGATGCCCTTCGCCGCCTCCAACCCCACCGCGACGCTCCGGCGCGTCGTCGAGGGCGACCGCCCCGACCCGCGCGCGGTCTGTCCGCTGGTCGGCGACGCCCTGGCCGCGGTGATCGCGGCGGCGCTGGCCACCGACCCGGCCGAGCGGCTCCCCACCGCCGCCGCCCTGCGCGACGCGCTCGACCAGGCGCTGGCAGCGTCCGGGCTCACCGAGCCGGAGGCGGAGCTCGAGGCCTTCCTGGCCGAGCCCGCCCGGTACAAGGCGGCGCTGCGGCCGCGCCTGGTGGCGGCGGCCCTCGCCGCGGCCGACGGCGCGCTGGCGCGGGGCGAGACGGCCCGCGGGGTGAAGCTGCTCGACCACGTGCTCGCGCTCGACCCCGGCAACGGCGCCGTGCAGGGTCGGCTGGCGGCGCTGGCCCGGCGGGCGCGCGTCCGGCGGCTCGCGCTGCGGGTGGCGGCGCTCGCGGCGGCGGCCGGGCTCGCCGGCGCGGCGGGCTGGGGCGGCGCCGCGGCGCTCAAGGCGCGCCGGGCGCGGCTGGCGCGCGCGGGGGTGGCCAACGACGCCACGCTGTCGGCCTCGAGCCGGTCGGCGCGCTCCCGCCACCCCGCGCCCTCGCCAGCGCCCGCCGGCGAGGAGCGCGCGTCCGCCTCCCCCGCCCGGGAGCCCGCGCCGGTGCCGGCCCGGGACGGCGCGGTCGTGCCGGCGCCCGCTCCGGGCAAGGGCGACGGCCGGGCCGAGGTCAAGCACGCCGCGTCGGCCGCGCCCGCCGTGGTCCAGGTCCGGGTCCGGCCGTACGCTCAGCGCGCGCTCCTCGACGGCGTCGAGGTGGCGCACGGGGAGCAGCGCGTCGCCTTCACGCTCGCGCCCGGCGCGCCCCACCGGATCCAGATCGAGCACGCCTGCTGCTTCCCCTTCGTGCGCGACTTCGCGGCGGACGAGGCCATCCCGCAGCCGCTCGAGCTGCCCGTGCCGCTCAGGCCGCGCCCGGCCAGGCTCCGCGTCGAGGGCGACCCGGCCACGCGGGTCCTGGTGGACGGGCGGCTCGCCGGCACCGCCGGCGCCTCCCAGCGGGCGCCCCTGGACGTCCCCGTCCCCGCCACCGGGGACAACCCCTACGAGGCGCCCGCCGAGCTCGTGCTCGAGCTGGAGGGCCGCCCGCCCATCCGCACCACCGTGCGCCTGCGCGCCGGGGCGGAGCTCACCTTCGCCGCGCCCGCGGAGCCGCCGCCGTGA
- a CDS encoding tetratricopeptide repeat protein, with protein MIPLLAAVLLLAAPQSPDLKRARDRFEFGAWADAAGTVRAWLADHPDASGPDALEAYRMLGIAELKLGDLPQARSAFVSLLSVDPDYALDPFLVEPKVVEFFDQVKREREPALAPLRERRRSLEEQQRLAEEAQKRLLSEELTRSGPPAKVIRVQDRIYLFNWLPLGAGQFQNGDNAKGTAIAAAEVVLGAANVAAILFHNSIAQDPARRCSPSQPAGCRKPPYTDADRTLLSRADVVKYVSAGLFWAVYAYGVVDAHLHYVPRVETELSPKQGGALKLSWSF; from the coding sequence GTGATCCCGCTCCTCGCCGCCGTGCTCCTCCTCGCCGCGCCGCAGAGCCCGGACCTCAAGCGCGCCCGCGACCGCTTCGAGTTCGGCGCCTGGGCCGACGCCGCCGGGACCGTGCGCGCCTGGCTCGCCGACCACCCCGACGCGAGCGGCCCGGACGCCCTGGAGGCCTACCGGATGCTCGGCATCGCCGAGCTCAAGCTGGGCGACCTGCCGCAGGCGCGCTCCGCCTTCGTCTCGCTGCTCTCGGTCGACCCGGACTACGCGCTCGACCCGTTCCTGGTGGAGCCCAAGGTGGTCGAGTTCTTCGACCAGGTGAAGCGCGAGCGCGAGCCCGCGCTGGCGCCGCTGCGCGAGCGGCGCCGCTCGCTCGAGGAGCAGCAGCGGCTCGCCGAGGAGGCGCAGAAGCGGCTCCTCTCGGAGGAGCTGACCCGCTCCGGGCCGCCGGCGAAGGTCATCCGGGTGCAGGACCGCATCTACCTCTTCAACTGGCTGCCGCTCGGCGCCGGGCAGTTCCAGAACGGCGACAACGCCAAGGGGACCGCCATCGCCGCCGCCGAGGTGGTGCTCGGCGCCGCCAACGTCGCCGCCATCCTCTTCCACAACTCCATCGCGCAGGACCCGGCCCGCCGCTGCTCGCCCTCCCAGCCGGCCGGCTGCAGGAAGCCGCCCTACACCGACGCCGACCGGACCCTGCTCTCCCGCGCCGACGTGGTGAAGTACGTCTCGGCCGGCCTGTTCTGGGCGGTCTACGCCTACGGCGTCGTCGACGCCCACCTCCACTACGTGCCGCGCGTCGAGACCGAGCTCTCGCCGAAGCAGGGCGGCGCGCTCAAGCTGTCCTGGTCCTTCTGA
- a CDS encoding sigma 54-interacting transcriptional regulator: protein MPSLLVRTGDGPEREITLSRRITTVGRGPENDVALADPALPETALHIHFDGRDFNAACHAGAQMEVNGRRKAAARLAEGDRIRLGASVLTFTLRERPAPAAAPAAGASAAVRLEAMEGLVRFSERLLAADDPSRMLDELLDAVLEVTHAEKGFLILLEGSRLEVKAARNLSKENIEDAVARVSDSIVQRVVATRRPVVVADALHDAQWSSSSSVVNLKLCSVMCAPLTREGTPFGVLYLGNDSVVSLFDPRDLEVLTVFAAQASLLVQHALLLHGLRRENEALRLAVEQNRFGDLIGAGPSMREVYRRIEKVAGTDVSVLVTGETGTGKELVAREIHRRSARAKGPFVAVNCGAIPESLLESELFGHARGAFTGAVATRDGKFQAASGGTLFLDEVGDMPLALQVKLLRALQERVVTRVGDTRAEPVDIRVLAATHQNLEELIRQERFREDLYYRLDVISIALPPLRERGDDVVVMARFFLQRYARELGAHARGFTPPAVLALRKYAWPGNIRELENRVKKAVVLAERPLVTPEDLGLGPEALAPVMPLAQAKEEFQKRYINEVLERNQGNRTKTAKDLGVDPRTVFRHLEKLEAERRGLALPPGGEEEEP, encoded by the coding sequence ATGCCCTCCCTCCTCGTCCGCACCGGCGACGGCCCCGAGCGGGAGATCACGCTCTCGCGCCGCATCACCACCGTGGGGCGCGGCCCCGAGAACGACGTCGCGCTCGCCGACCCGGCGCTGCCCGAGACCGCGCTCCACATCCACTTCGACGGGCGCGACTTCAACGCCGCCTGCCACGCCGGGGCGCAGATGGAGGTGAACGGGCGCCGGAAGGCGGCGGCCCGGCTCGCCGAGGGGGACCGCATCCGGCTCGGAGCGAGCGTCCTCACCTTCACCCTGCGCGAACGCCCCGCCCCCGCCGCCGCGCCGGCCGCCGGCGCCAGCGCCGCGGTGCGGCTCGAGGCGATGGAGGGCCTGGTCCGGTTCTCGGAGCGGCTGCTCGCGGCCGACGACCCGTCGCGCATGCTCGACGAGCTCCTCGACGCGGTGCTCGAGGTCACCCACGCCGAGAAGGGCTTCCTCATCCTGCTGGAGGGAAGCCGGCTCGAGGTGAAGGCGGCCCGCAACCTCAGCAAGGAGAACATCGAGGACGCGGTGGCGCGCGTCTCCGACTCCATCGTGCAGCGGGTGGTGGCGACGCGCCGGCCGGTGGTGGTGGCGGACGCCCTGCATGACGCACAGTGGTCCTCCTCCTCCTCGGTGGTGAACCTCAAGCTCTGCTCGGTGATGTGCGCCCCGCTCACGCGCGAGGGCACCCCGTTCGGCGTCCTGTACCTCGGCAACGACAGCGTGGTGAGCCTGTTCGACCCGCGCGACCTGGAGGTGCTGACGGTCTTCGCGGCGCAGGCCTCGCTGCTCGTCCAGCACGCGCTGCTCCTGCACGGGCTCCGGCGCGAGAACGAGGCGCTGCGGCTGGCGGTCGAGCAGAACCGCTTCGGGGACCTCATCGGCGCCGGCCCCAGCATGCGCGAGGTGTACCGGCGCATCGAGAAGGTGGCGGGCACCGACGTCTCGGTCCTGGTGACCGGCGAGACCGGCACCGGGAAGGAGCTCGTCGCCCGCGAGATCCACCGGCGCTCGGCGCGGGCGAAGGGCCCCTTCGTGGCGGTGAACTGCGGCGCCATCCCGGAGAGCCTGCTCGAGAGCGAGCTTTTCGGGCACGCCCGCGGCGCCTTCACCGGCGCGGTGGCGACCCGCGACGGGAAGTTCCAGGCGGCGAGCGGCGGGACGCTCTTCCTCGACGAGGTGGGCGACATGCCCCTCGCGCTGCAGGTGAAGCTCCTGCGCGCGCTGCAGGAGCGCGTGGTGACCCGCGTCGGCGACACGCGCGCCGAGCCGGTGGACATCCGGGTCCTCGCGGCCACGCACCAGAACCTGGAGGAGCTCATCCGCCAGGAGCGCTTCCGCGAGGACCTCTACTACCGGCTGGACGTCATCTCCATCGCGCTCCCGCCGCTGCGCGAGCGGGGCGACGACGTGGTGGTCATGGCGCGCTTCTTCCTCCAGCGGTACGCGCGGGAGCTCGGCGCGCACGCGCGCGGCTTCACCCCGCCGGCGGTGCTGGCGCTCCGCAAGTACGCCTGGCCGGGCAACATCCGGGAGCTCGAGAACCGGGTCAAGAAGGCGGTGGTGCTGGCGGAGCGGCCGCTCGTCACGCCCGAGGACCTCGGCCTCGGCCCGGAGGCGCTGGCCCCGGTGATGCCGCTCGCGCAGGCCAAGGAGGAGTTCCAGAAGCGCTACATCAACGAGGTCCTGGAGCGGAACCAGGGGAACCGCACCAAGACCGCCAAGGACCTCGGCGTCGACCCGCGCACGGTCTTCCGGCACCTCGAGAAGCTGGAGGCGGAGCGGCGCGGCCTCGCCCTGCCGCCGGGCGGCGAGGAGGAGGAGCCGTGA